The nucleotide sequence TGAAGGAATAAGGCTGACAAACGGAACAATAACCTTATCAATTGCAACAAAGTCCACCAGTCAATGAAATTTTTATTTGTTAATAATCAAGCACTTACAGAGCCTCTCCGGGCATGGCTTTTCGACTGCCTCTTATTTCCGCAGCAAAAAAAATTGTGCATAAGTCGGTATTTCCTGATATGGCGCAACAAAGAAAAAGGCAGGCTTCCGCTGGAAAGCCTGCCTTTTCTGCCCCTGCGCCAGGGGAAACGGGAACTTACTGACCGCTGCGCATGGCGCGGCTCATGCTGTGCACGGCTTCCACCATGGCTGACACCGATTCCGGCGGCGTGAACTGGGAAATGCCATGGCCCAGGTTGAACACGTGGCCCGTGCCTGCCGACGGCGCGCCAAAGGCGTTAAGCACTTTCGCCACTTCGGCGCGGATCTGATCCGGGCTGGCAAACAGGATGGCCGGGTCGAGATTGCCCTGCAAACCCACTTTATGCCCCACCAGCTGGCGCGCGCGCGTCAGGTTGACGGTCCAGTCCAGGCCCACGGCATCGGCGCCGATGTCGGCGATCTGCTCGATCCACTGGCCGCCGCCCTTGGTAAACACGATGGCGGGAATCTTGACGCCATCCTTGTCGCGTTTCAATTGCGCCACCACTTGCTGCATGTAGGCCAGCGAAAATTCCTGGTAGGCGCCATCGGCCAGCGCACCGCCCCACGAGTCGAAAATCATCACGGCTTGCGCGCCGGCATCGATTTGCGCATTCAGGTACTGCGCCACGGAGGTGGCATTGATCGCCAGGATGTGGTGCATCAGGTCAGGGCGGTTGTACAGCATCTTCTTGATGGTATGGAACTCTTTCGAGCCCCCGCCTTCCACCATGTAGCACGCCAGGGTCCAAGGGCTGCCGGAAAAACCGATCAGCGGCACGCGGCCATTCAATTCCGTGCGGATTTGCGTGACGGCCTTGAAGACGTAGTCGAGCGACTCCAGGTCCGGCACGCGCAACGCCTTCACATCCTGCTCCGTGCGCAGCGGGCGTTCGAACTTCGGGCCTTCGCCATCGGCGAAATACAGGCCCAGGCCCATGGCGTCGGGCACTGTCAGGATGTCGGAAAACAGGATGGCAGCGTCGAGCGGGAAGCGCGCCAGGGGCTGCAAGGTCACTTCCGTCGCGTAATCGGGATTCTTTGCCAGGCCCAGGAAGGAGCCGGCCCGCTCGCGCGTGGCGCGATATTCGGGCAGGTAGCGGCCCGCCTGGCGCATCAGCCAGACAGGGGTGTGCTCGGTCGGCTGGCGCAGCAGGGCGCGCAGGAAAGTATCATTCTGGAGCGGAGCAAATTGTGGCATGGCAGGCAATCGAGCTTGGAGAAGCGGTATTATCGCATCCAATCGCCGCCATTTCATTGATTCCAGTGCCGCTTTGCAGCATTTGCCACGCACAGCGATGACTTTCGTTGTGCCAGCCCTTCCATTATGATGATGCACGCCGCCGCGCGCCCTGACCCTGCCTGGCGGCCCTTGATCCCTACACTACACGGAGCCAGCATGACCTCGACCGCATCCAGTACCCCTTATGGCATTTGGCCATCGCCGATCAGCGCGGCCATCGTCGCCGCTGGCGCCTCGCCGCTGACGCAGCTGGCCCTGGGCGGTGCGGATGGGAACGATGTGTACTGGCTGGCCGGGCGCGCCAGCGAGGCGGGCCGCAACACCCTGCTGCGCCAGCGCGGCGCGCGTGTCGATGAATTGACGCCGGCGCCCTTCAATGTGCGCACCCGCGTGCATGAATACGGCGGCGGCGCGTATGCCGTTGCCGGCGATACCGTGTATTTTTCGCATTTCGCCGACAATTGCCTGTACCGCGTGGCCGGCGACGCCGCGCCGGAAGCGTTCACCTCGGGCGGCACCACGCGCCACGCGGACTTCGTCGTCGATGCGGCCCGTTCCCGCCTGATCGCCGTGCGCGAGCAGCATCCGGCAGAAGGCCACGCGCATCCGGAAAACTGCCTGGCGGGCGTCGGCTTCGACGGGCGCGACATGGTGCTGGCGCGCGGCCACGATTTTTATGCGGCGCCGCGCTTATCGCCGGACGGCAGCCAGCTGGCCTGGATCAGCTGGGACCATCCGCGCCTGCCATGGCAAGGCACGGAACTGTGGCTGGCCGACGTGCACGCGGACGGCAGCCTGGGTTCGCCGCGCCTGATCGCCGGCGGCGCGCGCGAGTCCATCTGCCAGCCGGAATGGTCACCGGGCGGCGTGCTGCACTTCGTTTCCGACAGCAGCGGCTGGTGGAATCTGTATCGCCTGCACGGCGCCGACATCGAGGCGCTGTGCCCGATGGAAGCGGAATTTGCCACGCCGCACTGGACTTTCGGCGGCAGCATGTACGGTTTCCTGTCCGACGACGAGATCGTCTGCACGTATATCCAGGCCGGCGTCAGCTACCTGGCGCAATTGAACGTGGCCGAGGCCAAGCTGGAGCCGATTTCCCACCCGTACCAGGAAATCCGCGAACTGCGCGTGGGACCCGGCTTCGTCGCACTGCTCGGTGGCAGCCCCACCATTGCGCTGGAACTGGCGCGCATCGACCTGTCGAACCATGAACTGGAAGTGCTGGCGCAATCGATCGCCCACTTGCCCGCGCTCGACTACCTGTCCGTGCCGCGCAGCTTGAGCTTTCCTAGCAGCAATGGCCGCACGGCTTACGCCTTCTTTTATCCCCCCACCAATGGCGACGTGCAGGCGCCGGCAGGAACATTGCCACCCGTCATCGTCATCAGCCACGGCGGCCCCACCAGCATGGCCAGCAATACCTTGAAACTGGCGACGCAGTACTGGACCAGCCGCGGCATCGGCGTGCTCGACGTCAACTATGGCGGCAGCAGCGGTTTCGGCCGCGAATACCGCGACGCGCTGCGCGGGCAATGGGGCATTGTCGACGTGGAAGACTGCTTCGCCGGCGCGCGCTACCTGGCGGCAAACGGCCTGGCCGACCCCGAGCGCCTGATCATCCGCGGCGGCAGCGCGGGCGGCCTGACGACCCTGTGCGCCCTGACCTTCCATGACGTCTTCAAGGCGGGCGCCAGCTATTACGGCGTATCCGACCTGAAAGGCCTGGACCTCGATTCGCACAAGTTCGAATCGCACTACAACGATTACCTGATCGCCTCGCAGCCGCAAGCCGAAACCCTGTACCGCGCGCGCTCGCCCATCCACCACACGGATAAATTATCGCGCCCGATGATCTTCTTCCAGGGCCTGGACGACAAGGTGGTGCCGCCGCAGCAGTCCCAACTGATGGTCGACGCCCTGCAGGCGCGCGGCGTGCCCGTCGCATATGTACCGCTCGAAGGCGAGGGACACGGCTTCCGCAAGGCGGAAAACATCGTGCGCACGCTGGACGCGGAACTGTATTTCTACCAGCGCGTGTTCGGCCTGCCCGTGGCGGCTGGCGAGCCGCCCGTGCATATCGCCAATTTGCCCGCATGACCGACCCGCATCTCGACCAGCCCTTGCTAGACGAGTTCGCCGCCCTGGAGCAGCACGAACAGATGATCCTGGCCTTGCTGGCCATCGCGGGCGAACCGGTGGGCAAGCATGCCGTGTATGAACACTTGCAGCGCGCCAATGTCGTCGAACCGGATGGCACACCATTTGCCCTGCTCACCGTCACAGGCATGCTGCAGCATTTGACGCGGCACGCGCTGGCGTCCGAGGTGGTAGGACGGGGCTATGCCTGCGAGGCGAAGCTGCGCTGGCCCGCCATGCGCGCCGCCATCGAGCACCTGGTGTTTCGCGACCTGTGCCAGGCTATCGAGCTGATCAATCCCGTACGCCGCAACTGGGATGGCTATGTGGAATTGCGCAGCTACCGGCAAGGCGTGGCGCGCTTGCGCATCGCCCTGCTGCGCAATGACGAGGTACGCCACGTGGCCGCCATCCTGGCCGCCTGCATGGCTTGCTATGAAGCGCAGCAGCTGCATCCGCTGATCGAGATTTTCGGCCGCCCGTTCGAGCCGGAGATGTTGTCTTTCGTCATGCCGCAACTGCAGGATGACATCCTCGCCGTGCTGCTGGGCAATGCCCCGCGCGAGCCTGCCACGGCGCACGCCATTCGCGCCTACGCACGCGCCCACCACGCGCGCCAGGCGGCGGCCGGCGACCATATCGGCGCCGCCCTGCCGCTGGCCCTGGCCGAAGATGCCCTGCTGTGCGGCGAACTCGACGTGGCTGCGCGCTACCTGGCGGGCCAGCAGGGACCGCAGGCGCTGTTTGTCGACAGCAGCATCGCCCTGTTGCGCGGCGAACACGCGCACGCCGTGGCAGGCTTCGAGACAGCCTTGAAAGGACTGCGCAAGGAGGCGGGCAAGCGCAAGCTGTGCTTTACGGGCATAGGCGGCCACCTGTATGTGCTGGCCCTGCTGCGCGGCAATGACGCCAAGCTGCTGAAAAGCGCGGAGACCTACCTCGATATCGCGCTGCACGCGCAGCCCAACCACGACAGCATCGTCTACCAGCAACTGAATACCTTGCGCCTGGTGCGCGCCGGGGTGCAGCAGGCGGAAAGCATCCCCACGCGCAGCTGGGAAACGGGACTGCAGGCGCAGCTGTTCCAGGCTTTGCTGTACTACTGGCTGGCGCTACCGCAATTGAGCGAACGCAAGGATCAACTGCGATCGCTGGTGCAGCAAGCGGACGCGGCCGGCTACGACCTGATTGCGGCGCAGGCGGCCGGCTTGCTGGGCTTGATGGGCGAGCCGCAGCAGGAGCGCTATGCCACGGCCAAGCGGGCACAACACGGCCTGACGGACATGGCGCCGTGGTTCGAGCGCCAGGAAGCGTGGCAGCGCCAGCTGAGCGCCCTGATCAACCTGCAGCAGAACACGCCCGCCGAAGCGCTGGGCGGCGTCTCGCGCCTCGTGTGGCTGGTGGCGTTCGACCCGCGCTTTGGCCTCACGGCCGTGGAAGTGCGCGAACAGAAACGCGACGCGCGCGGCGGCTGGAGCAAGGGCCGCGCCATGGGCTTGAAACGCCTGGCCGAAGAGGCGGGCGACATCGATTTCCTCACGCCGCAGGACGCGCGCGCGGCGGGCAGCATCGCGCCGTTCAAGCAATACTATTCGTCGGCACCGCGCTATGAAGTCGAGCTGGACAAGGCTGCCGTGCTGCTGGTGGGCCACCCGCTCGTCTTCTGGCTCGACAACCCCGACACGCGCGTGGAACTGATCGCCGGCGCGCCCGAACTGCTGATCAAATCGCACGAGGGGCAACTGTGGCTGGGCATGCAGCCGCCCCTGCCAGACAGCGGCAGCAATGTGGTAGTGCAACGCGAGACGCCGACGCGCTTGCGCGTGGTGCACATCCTCGACGAGCACCGGCGCATCGGCGCCATCGTGGGCCTGGGCCTGTCCGTGCCCCTGCATGCCGAGAAACAAGTCATGCAGGCGATAGGCGCCATCTCGTCCATGGTCACCGTGCAATCGGATATTGGCGGCGGCACCGGCGACGCGGAAGCGATCACGGCCGACCACCGCCTGCACGTGCACCTGCTGCCCTACCAGCAAGGTCTGAAAATGCAGATTTTAGTACGCCCGCTGCTCGACAACGGCGCCTATTACGCGCCCGGCAGCGGCGCCGAAAGCGTGTTTGCCGATGTGGCTGGCCGGGCCGTGCAGGCGCGGCGCGACTTGAACGGGGAACGCGAGGCGCAGCGCCAGCTCATCGGTCGCTGCCTGGTGCTGGAAGAGGCCGAAGAAGAGCATGGCGAGTGGCTGCTGGGCCAGCCTGCCCTGGGCCTGCAACTGCTGGTCGAATTGCAGGCGCTGGAGCCAAACGGCATCGTGCTGGCCTGGCCCGAAGGCGAAACCATGCGCGTGTCGAAACGCATCGACAGCGGCCAGATGCGATTGAATATCAAGAGCGAGAAAGACTGGTTTGCCGCCAGCGGCGAAGTGCAGATCGATGAAGACAAGGTGATGGATTTACGCGCCCTGCTGGACTTGATGCAGAACAATAAAAGCCGCTTCGTGGCCCTGGGCGACAACCAGTTCCTGGCCCTCAGCGATGAATTGCACCGCCGCCTGTCGGAACTGGCAGTGTATGGCGAAGCGCATGCCGACGGCGTGCACATCCACCCGCTGGCCGCCTTCGCGCTGGAAGAGCTGGCCAACGATGCGGGCGGCGTGAAGGCCGACAAATTGTGGCGCGAACACTTGCTGCGCCTGCGCGCCCTGGACGACTATGAGCCGCAGCTGCCCAGCACCTTGCAGGCGGACTTGCGCGACTATCAGCTGGCCGGTTTCGAATGGCTGGCGC is from Janthinobacterium sp. 61 and encodes:
- a CDS encoding prolyl oligopeptidase family serine peptidase — protein: MTSTASSTPYGIWPSPISAAIVAAGASPLTQLALGGADGNDVYWLAGRASEAGRNTLLRQRGARVDELTPAPFNVRTRVHEYGGGAYAVAGDTVYFSHFADNCLYRVAGDAAPEAFTSGGTTRHADFVVDAARSRLIAVREQHPAEGHAHPENCLAGVGFDGRDMVLARGHDFYAAPRLSPDGSQLAWISWDHPRLPWQGTELWLADVHADGSLGSPRLIAGGARESICQPEWSPGGVLHFVSDSSGWWNLYRLHGADIEALCPMEAEFATPHWTFGGSMYGFLSDDEIVCTYIQAGVSYLAQLNVAEAKLEPISHPYQEIRELRVGPGFVALLGGSPTIALELARIDLSNHELEVLAQSIAHLPALDYLSVPRSLSFPSSNGRTAYAFFYPPTNGDVQAPAGTLPPVIVISHGGPTSMASNTLKLATQYWTSRGIGVLDVNYGGSSGFGREYRDALRGQWGIVDVEDCFAGARYLAANGLADPERLIIRGGSAGGLTTLCALTFHDVFKAGASYYGVSDLKGLDLDSHKFESHYNDYLIASQPQAETLYRARSPIHHTDKLSRPMIFFQGLDDKVVPPQQSQLMVDALQARGVPVAYVPLEGEGHGFRKAENIVRTLDAELYFYQRVFGLPVAAGEPPVHIANLPA
- a CDS encoding DEAD/DEAH box helicase — translated: MTDPHLDQPLLDEFAALEQHEQMILALLAIAGEPVGKHAVYEHLQRANVVEPDGTPFALLTVTGMLQHLTRHALASEVVGRGYACEAKLRWPAMRAAIEHLVFRDLCQAIELINPVRRNWDGYVELRSYRQGVARLRIALLRNDEVRHVAAILAACMACYEAQQLHPLIEIFGRPFEPEMLSFVMPQLQDDILAVLLGNAPREPATAHAIRAYARAHHARQAAAGDHIGAALPLALAEDALLCGELDVAARYLAGQQGPQALFVDSSIALLRGEHAHAVAGFETALKGLRKEAGKRKLCFTGIGGHLYVLALLRGNDAKLLKSAETYLDIALHAQPNHDSIVYQQLNTLRLVRAGVQQAESIPTRSWETGLQAQLFQALLYYWLALPQLSERKDQLRSLVQQADAAGYDLIAAQAAGLLGLMGEPQQERYATAKRAQHGLTDMAPWFERQEAWQRQLSALINLQQNTPAEALGGVSRLVWLVAFDPRFGLTAVEVREQKRDARGGWSKGRAMGLKRLAEEAGDIDFLTPQDARAAGSIAPFKQYYSSAPRYEVELDKAAVLLVGHPLVFWLDNPDTRVELIAGAPELLIKSHEGQLWLGMQPPLPDSGSNVVVQRETPTRLRVVHILDEHRRIGAIVGLGLSVPLHAEKQVMQAIGAISSMVTVQSDIGGGTGDAEAITADHRLHVHLLPYQQGLKMQILVRPLLDNGAYYAPGSGAESVFADVAGRAVQARRDLNGEREAQRQLIGRCLVLEEAEEEHGEWLLGQPALGLQLLVELQALEPNGIVLAWPEGETMRVSKRIDSGQMRLNIKSEKDWFAASGEVQIDEDKVMDLRALLDLMQNNKSRFVALGDNQFLALSDELHRRLSELAVYGEAHADGVHIHPLAAFALEELANDAGGVKADKLWREHLLRLRALDDYEPQLPSTLQADLRDYQLAGFEWLARLAHWGVGACLADDMGLGKTLQALALILARAPNGPTLVVAPTSVCMNWISEAQRFAPTLKIKLFGSGDRADMLDTLQPFDVVVASYGLLQQEAALFAGVRWHTIVLDEAQAIKNGATKRSQAVMALQGDFRMVASGTPLENHLGELWNLFRFINPGLLGTLDQFNLRFAGPIEKDQDKRAAAGARLRLRRLIAPFILRRTKTQVLSELPSRTEIVLEVELSPQETALYESLRREALEKLAMVEGPASKKAIQILAEIMKLRRACCNPQLVAPELGLASSKLAAFAELLSGLLENRHKVLVFSQFVDHLTLIRQHLEQHGVRYQYLDGSTPMQERKRRVDAFQAGEGDVFLISLKAGGMGINLTAADYVIHMDPWWNPAVEDQASDRAHRMGQLRPVTIYRLVAKHTIEEGIVELHQHKRDLADSLLEGSDAAARMSANDMLGMLQEGLKK
- the hemE gene encoding uroporphyrinogen decarboxylase; this encodes MPQFAPLQNDTFLRALLRQPTEHTPVWLMRQAGRYLPEYRATRERAGSFLGLAKNPDYATEVTLQPLARFPLDAAILFSDILTVPDAMGLGLYFADGEGPKFERPLRTEQDVKALRVPDLESLDYVFKAVTQIRTELNGRVPLIGFSGSPWTLACYMVEGGGSKEFHTIKKMLYNRPDLMHHILAINATSVAQYLNAQIDAGAQAVMIFDSWGGALADGAYQEFSLAYMQQVVAQLKRDKDGVKIPAIVFTKGGGQWIEQIADIGADAVGLDWTVNLTRARQLVGHKVGLQGNLDPAILFASPDQIRAEVAKVLNAFGAPSAGTGHVFNLGHGISQFTPPESVSAMVEAVHSMSRAMRSGQ